The genomic stretch ggtcagtacgTACCACaggggtgtttgggggggggggggtcagtacgTACCACaggggtgtttgggggggggggggggtcagtacgTACCACaggggtgtttgggggggggggggggtcagtacgTACCACaggggtgtttgggggggggggggtcagtacgTACCACaggggtgtttgggggggggggggtcagtacgTACCACaggggtgtttgggggggggggggggggtcagtacgTACCACaggggtgtttggggggggggggtcagtacgTACCACaggggtgtttgggggggggggggggtcagtacgTACCACaggggtgtttggggggggggggggggtcagtacgTACCACaggggtgtttggggggggtgcCCCAACAGGAACGCTGAAGCTATACATGAGCATCCCCTTCTGCACcaggagggggctgggaggggtgcAGAGGGccgcccccacctccctcactgAGTCCATCTCCACGAACatctggatcacacacacaacatcaaacAAACTTGTTAGTGTGTCACAGAGTGTGTGAATCACGTacgtgtggagtgtgtgtagcgtgtgtgtgtgtgtgtgtaccttgttgaCCATGACCAAGTGGTTCCGTAAGGTTCCGTGCTGGGCTAGGTGCTGCAGGACCAGCTGGGTGTCTTCAGGTAGGCTgggcagcagcaccagcagcagccgGTCTGCCAGCAGGCTGGGGTCCACCGCATGAGACTGGAACAGGACGCAAACGTTAcacaagcagggagagaggagagagagggagaggagaagagagggagaggagaagagagggagaggagaagagaggagaagagagggagaggagaagagagagggaggagaagagagagggagaggagaagagagggagaggagaagagagggagaggagaagaggagagaggagagaggaggagagggggagaggagaggagagagggagaggagaagagagaaggagagaagagagagagggagaggagagaggggagaagagaaagggagaggagagagggagaggagaagagagggagagaagagagagagggagaggagagagagagggagagaagagaaaggtgaggagagggagactcaCATGGTTGATCAGCTTCAACAGGGTTGTGTAAGCGTTCTCCTGTGACAGACAGAAGGGTAAGGGTtagtttacgtgtgtgtgtgtgagtgtgtgagtgtgtgtgagtgttacctCCAGCATGTTGTAGTTCTGCAGCAGTTTAAAGTGGAGCCTGTGGCcctgcagggagaggcaggggtggaaGAAGGCCTTGCTCATCTCATTAATGTCTGGACACACCAGCGTTACAAAAacctggaagagagaggggggatataaattaagaagtgtgtgtgtgcgtaccagtCTGTGGTCTAGGAAGATGTAGACATCTCTGATGGTGAtgttgaaggtgtgtgtgtgtgtgtgtgtgtgcgtaccagtCCGTGGTCTAGGAAGATGTAGACATCTCTGATGGTGATGTTGAAGGTCTTGTTCATCAGCTGGATGAGTCTGGGGCTCTTTAGCAGCTTGTGTGGGACTCCTGCCACCTtcaccagctacacacacacacacacacacacacacacaaatataccatTAAGATTCAGAGTGCTCTGCTTATCAtgaggtagcacacacacacgcatgaaacAGTGCACCTGTAGTTTTGATGATTCCTCTTTGGAATCCGTTTCCATGGAAGCAGGAGTTGTGGGTTCTGGCCGGTGTTGACCGGAGGTCATGGGTTGGGCATCGGTTGTGTTCTGTGAGGGTTCCGTAACCATGGTTACGTGGGCCTGAGGGTCTGTCGTTGTCTCCAAGGGCTCCGGATCCGTGGGTGTGGCCTCTGGTTCAGTGGGAGTGGCCATAGGATTCGTGGGTGTGGCCCCTGGTTCAGTGGGCGTGGCTTCTTGTTCCATGGGCATGGCCTTTGGTTCAGTGGGTGTGGCCATAGGATCCATGGGTCTGGCCTCTAGTTGTGTAGGTGTGGCCTCTGGTTCTGTCACAGTGGTCTCTGGTTCAGCAGGCATAGCCTCTGATTCCATTGGCGTGGCCTCCGGTTCCGTGGGCGTGGCCTCCGGTTCCATGGGTGCGGCCACAAGTTTTGTAGGTATGGCCTTTAGTTGTGTCACTGTGGCCTCTGGTTCTGTGGGCGTAATCTCTGGTTCCATGGATGTGGCGTCCGGTTTTGTCACAGTGGCCTTTGGTTCAGTGGGTGTGGCCATAGAATCCATGGGTGTGGCCTCTAGTTTCGCAAGTGTGGCTTCTGcttctgtgtgcgtggtgtCTAGTTTTGTGGGCGTGGCCTCTGGTATTGTTACAGTGGCCTCAGGTTCCATGGGTGTGGCCTCCGGTTTTGTCACAGTGGCCTTTGTTTCAGTGGGTGTGGCCATAGAATCCATGGGTGTGGCCTCTGGTTTTGCAAGTGTGGCTTCTGCTTCTGTGGGCTTGGTCTCTAGTTTTGTCACAGAGGCTTCTGGTTCCGTGGGCGTGGCCTCTGGTTCCGTGGGCGTGGCCTCTGGTTCCGTGGGCGTAGCCTCTGGTTCCGTGGGCGTGGCCTCTGGTTTTATAGGTGTGGCTTCTAGTTTTATAGGCATGGCTTCTAGTTTTATAGGCGTGGCTTCTAGTTTTATAGGTGTGGCCTCTACAGCCATGGTTGAGGACTGCTGTCTCGCACCCTCACCTGCACCTGCACCAGGCGTGTTTGGCTCTTCAGGTGAGACACCAGGTGGgcgggaagaggggaggggcttaGCTGCAGCGTCAGAAGTTCTGGTTTTCTCCAGTGGGCGTTTGGAATCTCCAGAGTTGGAACCAGAGGCCTCAGCTGCAGAGGGCCCAGGAACCTTGGTAACCACGCTTGTCTTGGTAACCGTCTCCTTGGTTGCCCCCTCTTTGGAAGCAGAGGTTGACGTTTCCTTGGTATCGGTTTTAGAAGCGGTCTTGGTTAGAGGTTTGGTTGAGGTCGACTTTGTGATTGCGGTCGATGATGTCTTGgctgtggaggacaggggtTTGGGTGCGGTTGTGGTTGTCTTGGTAACCATCTCCTTGGTTGCCCCCTTTTTGATAGAGGAGGTTGACGTTGGCTTGGTGTCGGTTTTAGAAGCGGGTTTGGTTTGAGGTTTGGTTAAGGTCGACTTTGTGGTTGCGGTTGTGTTCGTCTTGGCTGTTGAGGACAGGGGTATAGAGGAGGTTGGCTTGGTGTTGGTTTTAGAAACAGTCTTGGTTTGTGGTTTAATTGAGGTTGACTTCTTGGTCACGGTCGAAGACGTCTTGGTTGTAGAGGACAGGGGTTTGGTTGCTTTTGAAGAACCTGAACTCTTAGAGGAGGTTGCGGTCGCCGCCTTGGATGTGTTGGACGATGGTTTGGGAACAGACAAAGGGATTTTGTTTGGGGTGGACTTGGTGGAGGGTTTTCTGCAGAAGAAGCAAAGGGAGAGATTATTGGAAAccgagagagacaaggagagagggggagacagacggagggagacagagagagagggagacagagagagagacggagagagaaggagagagagagacagagggagacagaaagagagtgagacagagagagagaaggagagagagagacagagggagacagaaagagagggagacagagagagagaaggagagagagagagagagagagggagacagaaagagagggagacagagagagagacggagagagagagacagagggagacagaaagagagggagacagagagagagaaggagagagagagacagagggagacagaaagagaggggaagacagaaagagaggggaagagagagagggggagacagacggagggagacagagagagagggagacagagagagaaggagagagacagagggagacagaaagagagggagacagagagagagaaggagagagagagacagagggagacagaaagagagggagacagagagagagaagtagagagagagacagagggagacagaaagagaggggaagagagagagggggagacactcACATTACTGCCACGTTCTTCACCTTCTGATCCTTCCCATCATCCTCTAGGACATCCtgagttgacacacacacacacacagtttattgTCTGTGTAAATGTATTTACCACTGATCACTATACTGTAGATTACCGATGAAATATTTGTACATGtttaaccagtgtgtgtgtgtgtttatctaccTTGTCCATGACAACGGTGATGGGTTCCCCACTGATCGTGAGGTTGTTGCAGTTTATAATCGCCCTGGCACTTTCCTCCTCTTCAAACAGCACAGATGCCTAGACACACACGTCAAACCCAAAATCTTATTTCATACACTATACATATGTATTCTTCATTAGTCAAGTGTTCCCTTTGATAAAGCACTAGATGACTGAGGTCTGTAAATGATTAGTCTGGGAGCTTTGGCATTTGAGAAAGTGGCTCTGATGGTAtccagtttgagtgtgtgtgtgttacttctTGTATAGCCTTGAGCAGGATAATCATAGATGTGTGTTACTTCTTGTATAGCCTTGAGCAGGATAATCATAGATGTGTGTTACCTCTTGTATAGCCTTGAGCAGGATAATCATAGATGTGTGTTACCTCTTGTATAGCCTTGAGCAGGATAATCACGGATGTTTTTCCGAAGGGCTGCACCGCCTGCTCTACTTCCTGGTAGGAGGAGTGGGTGGGAATCTCCAGCAGCCGGACCAGGCAGTCCTtccctgggggggtggggctctGGAGGGGCGGGGCACGTGACGTTagccacaccaacacacttcttcactcacacactttacCTATCTATCCTTGTGGGGACTCAGAAtacagtcagaatcagaatacagTCAGATTCAGAATACAGTCAGATTCAGAAtacagtcagaatcagaatacagTCGGAATCAGAATACAGTCAGATTCAGAATACAGTCAGAATACATTCCGATTAGAAATCCAGTCTTCCCTTAccttaaccccaaccctaaactTAACCCTCTTGTTAAGTTTTGATTGTTTCTTGTGGGGATTTCTCGTCACACAGCTAGTAAAACAaggcttctcacacacacacagtctcctacCACTGCTGCAGGGCGAGGGGTCTTGGAGGTCTTAGCCAAACCCTTAGAGGAGGATGGTGATGAAGAGCGCTTGGCTGCGGAGGCCTTAGAGGAGGATGGTGATGAAGAGCGCTTGGCTGCGGAGGCCTTGGAGGAGGATGGTGATGAAGAGCGCTTGGCTGCGGAGGccttggaggaggaagaggcggcTGCTTTCTTCTTGGCCAGCTCAGCCAGGAGGGCAGGAGCCAGTCTCTGCATCATAGCTTCCATGCTGCTTCTGTCTGTGATGGACGGACCCGctgcggaacacacacacacacacttattaaccctcgtgctgccttcgggtgaCATGacacaaaggttcataacgaaccatcgttgtgtttacccaattttacccaatacaaaaacaaattaaaataattttcttttaacctttgcaatgtggggggtctgagacagcccaacggttaaaagaaaatgcttcactttgtctttgtatgcggtaaatctgtcgcaatacgacggtgggtcacaatgactgatgggtcagaatgacccgaagataacacaagggttaatacacatatcacacacacacacacactcaattaaTAACTTATTAATTTTCAGACAACTT from Osmerus eperlanus unplaced genomic scaffold, fOsmEpe2.1 SCAFFOLD_176, whole genome shotgun sequence encodes the following:
- the LOC134015462 gene encoding serine/arginine repetitive matrix protein 2-like; its protein translation is MSHPLYNPWGAPYSQPPRPGPAQYSGAATQAVMDPLGAARLGGSPGLQGPGGTSSQGGMLPPMAQQMGYGMGQRATALTPDMESSIDMHIRGAREEARLLSHMGQQAPGGRNPRMDQLPRNEGSSLGGGLSGYPPSSSSSMLQAPLGLSDRGSVDWPSYQTPSRHFTSSAGASLKPQSSPQMGSAYMYGGEGGSGGGAGSSSSSTGVSRSAPMMLPSPSPSSSSRPAPRYTSENASSILATFGLSNEDLEMLSHYPDEQLTPENLPYILRDIRIRKAARTPTLDVDHRTPPGGGGGLERPGARTGIPSAPPQEQQAGGPQSNVIDYRHASGGGGLTDSGGGRGLNAGDAVAKDNVASMYGRVSSIATVSGSGSYAAMPRPDLSQRAPSPISLPQKDKDDRLLDPKAPKPIPVREQGGIRPTAAPGRVAPRAPTHLRSGLVVLSGGSQDGGNEVEVPQQQQQQQQQQQQQPPLYPVMDPSPPSPMTMHMLMHGLPRVFPHTCSLCSIQCAELREWARHQDSAIHIEKCRLLRKQLKKPEKESSTESVVSPKFPAWVPERAPDRPPLPPDRPPLPPDGPPGPPTPLSRNDVPSRELDVSSARPRRQASKSHSPSPCRYHGNSPSARRPYQRSRSPRKRARGSRSRSPRRHARASPPSFRRSRSRSPRRLARASPPSFRRSRSRSPRRPARASPPSFRRFRSQSPRRPARASPPSFRRSQSPRRPARASPSSRRSQSPRRPARASPPSSRRSQSPRRPARASPPSSRRRLARSRSPSRSWSPLPRRPRRGSSPCPRRDSRETSAERLARKLVLTAGPSITDRSSMEAMMQRLAPALLAELAKKKAAASSSSKASAAKRSSSPSSSKASAAKRSSSPSSSKASAAKRSSSPSSSKGLAKTSKTPRPAAVSPTPPGKDCLVRLLEIPTHSSYQEVEQAVQPFGKTSVIILLKAIQEASVLFEEEESARAIINCNNLTISGEPITVVMDKDVLEDDGKDQKVKNVAVIKPSTKSTPNKIPLSVPKPSSNTSKAATATSSKSSGSSKATKPLSSTTKTSSTVTKKSTSIKPQTKTVSKTNTKPTSSIPLSSTAKTNTTATTKSTLTKPQTKPASKTDTKPTSTSSIKKGATKEMVTKTTTTAPKPLSSTAKTSSTAITKSTSTKPLTKTASKTDTKETSTSASKEGATKETVTKTSVVTKVPGPSAAEASGSNSGDSKRPLEKTRTSDAAAKPLPSSRPPGVSPEEPNTPGAGAGEGARQQSSTMAVEATPIKLEATPIKLEAMPIKLEATPIKPEATPTEPEATPTEPEATPTEPEATPTEPEASVTKLETKPTEAEATLAKPEATPMDSMATPTETKATVTKPEATPMEPEATVTIPEATPTKLDTTHTEAEATLAKLEATPMDSMATPTEPKATVTKPDATSMEPEITPTEPEATVTQLKAIPTKLVAAPMEPEATPTEPEATPMESEAMPAEPETTVTEPEATPTQLEARPMDPMATPTEPKAMPMEQEATPTEPGATPTNPMATPTEPEATPTDPEPLETTTDPQAHVTMVTEPSQNTTDAQPMTSGQHRPEPTTPASMETDSKEESSKLQLVKVAGVPHKLLKSPRLIQLMNKTFNITIRDVYIFLDHGLVFVTLVCPDINEMSKAFFHPCLSLQGHRLHFKLLQNYNMLEENAYTTLLKLINHSHAVDPSLLADRLLLVLLPSLPEDTQLVLQHLAQHGTLRNHLVMVNKMFVEMDSVREVGAALCTPPSPLLVQKGMLMYSFSVPVGAPPPNTPVLVKVNGIVGKANCPLKLRELAL